The following proteins are encoded in a genomic region of Nitrospirota bacterium:
- a CDS encoding amidohydrolase family protein, protein MQNVDCIIRADYLLTMEGDLPVIKDGAVAVSGSTIVDAGTFADVSKNYSSKKILDGKDRVVLPGLINTHTHAAMVYFRGLADDLPLMEWLQNHIWPAEGKWMNEEFVSDAVELACLEMLKAGVTTYADMYFFQNAAGKKLEKIGMRGVLGAGVIDFPFTGYAKSPDDYFINAEDLINNWKNSELVFPCIAPHAVYTCGPDNYKRANALSEKYNVPVHTHLAETQFEVAECQNRYGKTPVEYFESIGLLTERLSAAHCVWLTDYEIDLLARRKVGVSHCIESNLKLASGFAPVAKMLKAGVKVSLGTDGAASNNDLSILGEMSTAAKVHKAFSGDPTAVDSKTTLLMATRNGAEILGLGDKAGSIKAGKKADIVIANLSQPHLTPIYDIYSHMAYCLRPSDIDTVMVNGKFVVENGKLTTMDEQEIMDKARAWQKKIK, encoded by the coding sequence ATGCAAAACGTTGACTGCATTATCAGGGCCGATTATCTTCTTACAATGGAGGGAGACCTCCCTGTTATTAAAGACGGAGCTGTCGCAGTTTCAGGCAGCACCATTGTTGACGCAGGGACGTTTGCGGATGTTTCCAAAAATTATTCTTCTAAAAAAATATTAGACGGGAAAGACAGGGTCGTATTACCGGGGTTGATCAATACTCACACTCATGCCGCGATGGTCTACTTCAGGGGACTCGCGGACGACCTCCCTCTGATGGAATGGCTGCAGAACCATATCTGGCCTGCGGAAGGCAAATGGATGAATGAAGAGTTCGTCAGCGATGCTGTAGAGCTTGCCTGTCTTGAGATGCTGAAGGCGGGTGTCACTACATATGCCGATATGTATTTCTTTCAGAACGCTGCCGGGAAGAAACTTGAGAAGATTGGGATGCGCGGCGTGCTGGGAGCGGGCGTAATCGATTTCCCGTTCACTGGCTATGCAAAATCCCCGGACGACTATTTCATCAACGCTGAAGATCTTATCAATAACTGGAAGAACAGCGAACTTGTTTTCCCCTGCATCGCCCCTCATGCTGTTTACACCTGCGGACCTGATAATTACAAACGTGCCAACGCACTTTCGGAAAAATACAATGTCCCGGTACACACGCACCTTGCCGAGACGCAGTTTGAAGTTGCCGAATGCCAAAACCGTTACGGAAAGACGCCGGTTGAGTACTTTGAAAGCATCGGCCTCTTGACTGAGCGTTTGTCCGCGGCACATTGCGTCTGGCTCACCGATTATGAGATTGATTTATTAGCCAGGAGAAAAGTTGGGGTCTCGCATTGTATTGAGAGCAATTTAAAACTCGCGTCCGGTTTCGCTCCTGTTGCGAAGATGCTTAAGGCAGGAGTAAAGGTTTCACTCGGAACTGACGGCGCGGCAAGCAACAATGATCTGAGCATATTAGGTGAAATGTCCACCGCCGCGAAAGTCCACAAGGCCTTTTCAGGCGACCCGACCGCCGTTGACAGCAAGACAACGTTGTTAATGGCAACAAGGAACGGGGCCGAGATCTTAGGATTAGGCGACAAAGCCGGCTCCATCAAGGCGGGGAAGAAAGCCGATATTGTTATAGCAAACCTCTCACAGCCTCATCTTACCCCGATATACGATATCTATTCCCACATGGCTTACTGCCTGCGTCCTTCCGATATTGACACCGTGATGGTCAACGGAAAGTTCGTTGTCGAAAACGGCAAGCTCACCACAATGGATGAGCAGGAGATAATGGATAAAGCAAGGGCGTGGCAGAAAAAGATTAAATAA
- a CDS encoding aspartate-semialdehyde dehydrogenase: protein MLKKKDKYVVAVVGATGAVGHEMIAVLEERNFPIEKLKLFASERSEGKVLNFHNKGITVEILTESVFEGIDIALFSAGAERSLHFAPVAARAGCIVVDNSSAWRMDPGVPLVVPEVNPLDLKWHNGIIANPNCSTIQMVVALKPIHDAAKIKRVVVTTFQSVSGTGRKAMEELLHQTADILNFKDVKATVYPHQIAFNCLPHIDKFMDNGYTKEEIKMVNETKKIMGDNSIKVTATTVRVPVFRGHSESINIETAKKLTANDVRAILAKAPGVIVYDAPEKNVYPLQTVCAGRDEVYVGRIREDDTIENGINIWIAADNLRKGAATNAVQIAEKLIEMAK, encoded by the coding sequence ATGTTAAAGAAAAAAGATAAGTACGTGGTTGCCGTTGTCGGCGCGACAGGCGCGGTAGGACATGAAATGATCGCGGTTTTGGAGGAAAGGAATTTCCCCATTGAAAAACTTAAACTCTTTGCCTCCGAGAGATCGGAAGGCAAGGTACTGAACTTCCACAATAAAGGGATAACGGTCGAGATACTTACTGAAAGTGTTTTTGAAGGTATAGATATCGCCCTGTTCTCAGCGGGAGCGGAGAGGAGCTTACACTTCGCCCCGGTGGCCGCAAGGGCAGGGTGCATTGTTGTGGACAATTCAAGCGCGTGGAGAATGGACCCCGGTGTGCCGCTCGTTGTGCCGGAGGTAAACCCTCTTGACCTGAAATGGCATAACGGGATAATCGCAAATCCCAATTGTTCCACCATCCAGATGGTTGTCGCGCTGAAACCCATTCATGACGCGGCAAAGATCAAAAGGGTCGTGGTGACGACTTTTCAATCCGTCTCAGGCACGGGGAGAAAGGCGATGGAAGAGCTGCTTCACCAGACCGCGGACATTTTGAATTTCAAAGATGTAAAAGCAACCGTCTACCCGCACCAGATCGCCTTCAACTGTCTGCCGCACATAGACAAGTTCATGGATAACGGCTATACAAAAGAAGAGATCAAGATGGTCAATGAGACAAAAAAGATCATGGGCGACAATTCGATAAAGGTCACGGCAACGACAGTGAGGGTCCCTGTATTCAGGGGGCATTCGGAATCGATCAATATCGAGACTGCAAAGAAACTCACGGCGAATGACGTCAGGGCCATCCTTGCAAAAGCGCCCGGCGTGATCGTATATGACGCCCCTGAGAAAAATGTCTATCCCCTTCAGACTGTCTGCGCAGGGAGGGACGAGGTCTATGTTGGAAGGATCAGGGAAGACGATACCATTGAGAACGGCATAAATATCTGGATAGCTGCGGACAACCTCAGGAAAGGCGCGGCGACCAATGCCGTGCAGATCGCCGAAAAGTTGATCGAGATGGCGAAATAA
- a CDS encoding DUF4412 domain-containing protein — MKHCKRILFTLIITMLFGMTAWAVEKAYQEPKVEYSADQYMETEDVTMKAKIFHAQGKERREQDMEGMKQIMITRTDKKLVWMLMPEQKMYMEMKMNQSKEDPTDLRDYKIEQEVMGEEVVNGVNATKSKVIMTDKKGNKFGGFMWSTKDGIMVKMDTVSKAEGKKMRMKTELKNLKLEKQDPKLFEVPSGYMKMPGMGGGFNMQEMMKGGE; from the coding sequence ATGAAGCATTGCAAGAGAATTTTATTCACATTGATCATCACCATGCTTTTTGGCATGACTGCCTGGGCCGTTGAGAAGGCTTACCAGGAGCCCAAGGTGGAATATTCCGCGGACCAGTATATGGAGACTGAAGACGTGACCATGAAAGCAAAGATCTTTCACGCGCAGGGCAAGGAAAGAAGAGAGCAGGACATGGAAGGCATGAAACAGATCATGATCACGCGCACGGACAAAAAGCTCGTGTGGATGCTGATGCCGGAACAAAAAATGTACATGGAAATGAAGATGAACCAGAGTAAAGAAGACCCGACAGACCTCAGGGACTACAAAATTGAGCAGGAGGTGATGGGTGAAGAAGTTGTCAACGGTGTGAATGCCACAAAGAGCAAGGTCATTATGACTGACAAGAAGGGCAATAAATTCGGCGGATTCATGTGGAGCACAAAAGACGGAATAATGGTAAAGATGGACACCGTATCAAAGGCGGAAGGCAAAAAGATGCGCATGAAGACGGAACTCAAGAATCTCAAGCTTGAAAAGCAGGACCCGAAACTCTTTGAGGTCCCGTCAGGTTACATGAAGATGCCCGGCATGGGCGGCGGCTTTAATATGCAGGAGATGATGAAGGGCGGGGAGTAA
- the mazG gene encoding nucleoside triphosphate pyrophosphohydrolase, whose protein sequence is MNFDELVSIAARLRAPDGCPWDREQTVETLKPFLVEELHEVIDAFDENDPEGIKEELGDLLFQIVLQSQLAKEEGRFDINDVVDGIAQKMINRHPHVFGDKDLKTSGDVSVWWEERKKNEGKVHDSAIGGVPKSLSALLRASKIQKKATKVGFDWEKIEDVFAKLDEETGELKEAIHKKDQNEIEDEIGDLFFVLVRLANFVNVNPEDALRKTINKFTYRFRHIEKEAARQGKKLEAMTLPEMETLWQEAKNNEGRK, encoded by the coding sequence ATGAATTTTGATGAATTAGTAAGTATTGCCGCAAGGCTTCGCGCCCCTGACGGCTGTCCCTGGGACAGGGAGCAGACCGTGGAAACCCTCAAGCCGTTTCTTGTTGAGGAACTTCATGAGGTCATTGACGCCTTTGACGAGAATGATCCTGAAGGGATCAAGGAAGAACTCGGCGACCTTCTGTTTCAGATAGTCCTTCAAAGCCAATTGGCAAAGGAAGAGGGGCGGTTCGATATTAATGATGTTGTCGACGGGATCGCGCAGAAGATGATCAACAGGCATCCCCATGTATTCGGGGACAAGGACCTGAAGACCTCCGGGGATGTAAGCGTCTGGTGGGAGGAGCGTAAAAAGAACGAGGGGAAGGTCCATGACTCCGCGATCGGCGGCGTGCCGAAGTCCTTATCGGCGCTGCTGAGGGCGAGCAAGATCCAGAAGAAGGCCACGAAGGTCGGCTTTGACTGGGAGAAGATCGAAGATGTTTTTGCAAAGCTCGATGAGGAAACCGGCGAATTAAAAGAGGCCATCCACAAAAAAGATCAGAATGAGATAGAAGATGAGATCGGAGACCTGTTCTTCGTGCTTGTCAGGCTCGCGAATTTCGTGAATGTAAACCCGGAAGACGCGCTAAGAAAAACGATAAATAAATTTACTTACAGGTTCCGGCATATAGAAAAAGAAGCGGCGCGGCAGGGGAAGAAATTAGAGGCAATGACCCTCCCGGAGATGGAAACCTTGTGGCAGGAAGCCAAAAATAACGAGGGGCGAAAATGA